The sequence below is a genomic window from Cedecea neteri.
GATTGGCGCCTGGATCCTGTTTTATCACTACAGCCACCAGGGGCCGGAAGTGACCCTGATCACCGCCAACGCAGAAGGGATTGAGGGTGGTAAAACCACCATCAAAAGCCGCAGCGTAGACGTCGGGGTGGTGGAAAGCGCACAGCTAACGGACGATCTACACCATGTAGAAATCAAGGCACGGCTAAATTCCGGGATGGAGAAGCTACTGCACAAAGATTCCGTGTTCTGGGTGGTCAAACCGCAGGTGGGGCGCGAAGGCATCTCCGGGCTCGGCACGCTGCTGTCCGGCGCCTATATTGAGCTGCAGCCGGGGACCAAAGGTGAACAGCCTGAGAATTATGCTTTGCTGGATGCTCCGCCGCTGGCACCACCTGATGCCAAAGGCATTCGCATTACGCTCGACAGTAAAAAAGCGGGCCAGCTTACTCCTGGGGATCCAGTGCTGTTCCGCGGCTACCGCGTAGGCTCGGTGGAAACCAGCACCTTTGATACCAATAAGCGAGCGATTAGCTACCAGCTGTTTATTGCGGCGCCAAATGACAGGCTGATTACCAGCAACGTCCGTTTCTGGAAAGATAGCGGCATCGCCGTGGATATGTCCGCCCAGGGGATGCGCGTGGAGATGGGGTCGTTAACCACACTGTTTAGCGGGGGCGTTAGCTTCGACGTGCCTGAAGGCTGGGAGTGGGGCAAGCCGGTTGAGACGGGCGCTGACTTCCAGCTGTTCGACGATCAGAAAAGCATTCAGGATTCGCTGTATACCAACCATATCGATTACCTGATGTTCTTCAAAGATTCTGTCCGTGGCCTGCAGCCAGGTGCGCCGGTGGAATTCCGCGGCATTCGCCTGGGGACGGTGGCACAGGTTCCGTTCTTCAACGATAAAATGCGTCAAAGCCTGAATGACGATTTCCGCATTCCGGTGCTGATCCGCATTGAGCCGGAACGTCTGAAAAATATGCTCGAAGATGGCGCGGATATTTCGACCAATCTGCAGGTATTGATCAAGCGTGGACTGCGTGCCTCGATGAAAACCGGGAGTCTGGTGACCGGGGCGCTGTTTATCGATCTCGATTTCTATCCGAAAGAGAAAGCGCTGGGCGATCTGCCTCAAATTGCGGGCTACCCGCTTATTCCAACGGTGAGCGGCGGCCTGGCGCAAATTCAGCAAAAACTGCTGGAGACGCTGGATAAAATCAACAACCTGCCGATTAACCCGATGCTGGAACAGGCCACGAATACGCTGGCTGAAAGCCAGAAAACCATGCGCCACCTGCAGCAGACGCTGGACAATCTGAACAAGATTACTTCCAGCCAGTCAATGCAGCAGCTACCGGAAGATATGCAGAAAACGCTTCGCGAGCTGAACCGCAGTATGCAGGGCTTCCAGCCTGGCTCTGCGGCCTATAACAAGATGGTGGCGGATATGCAGCGTCTTGATCAGGTGCTGCGCGAGCTGCAGCCGGTATTGCGCACGCTGAACGACAAGAGCAACTCGCTGATATTTGAAGCGAAGGATAAAAAGGATCCGCAGCCGAAGAGGGCACAACCATGAAAAAGTGGCTCACGCTAGCCGCCGTCTTAGCGCTTTCCGCCTGTAGCGGGAGCGACAATGGCAAGACGTACTATCAGTTGCCGCAAACTTCACAGCCTGCTATGCAGGCCGTGAGCCAGCCTGGAAGCCACTTACTGTGGGTCGATCAGGTCACCGTGCCTGATTTCCTGGCCGGTACAGGGGTGGTTTATCAGACGACCGATGTGCAGTATGTTATTGCCACCAGCAACCTCTGGGCCAGCCCGCTTGACCAGCAGCTGCGCAATGCGTTGGTCAGTAACCTCAGCAGCGCGTTGCCAGGCTGGGTGGTTGCCTCCCAGCCCCTGGGCCACGATCAGGATGCGCTGAGCGTGAATGTGACCGGCTTCCACGGCCGTTACGATGGCAAGGTCATTGTCAGCGGAGAGTGGCTCCTGAAGCGCCAGGGCGAGATTATTAAGCGCCCGTTCCATATCGAACTGAAGCAGCAGGATGACGGCTACGATGCCATGGTGAAAACCCTGGCTCAGGGCTGGCAGCAGGAAGC
It includes:
- the pqiB gene encoding intermembrane transport protein PqiB, producing the protein MENKHGEAKVQKVKNWSPVWIFPIVTALIGAWILFYHYSHQGPEVTLITANAEGIEGGKTTIKSRSVDVGVVESAQLTDDLHHVEIKARLNSGMEKLLHKDSVFWVVKPQVGREGISGLGTLLSGAYIELQPGTKGEQPENYALLDAPPLAPPDAKGIRITLDSKKAGQLTPGDPVLFRGYRVGSVETSTFDTNKRAISYQLFIAAPNDRLITSNVRFWKDSGIAVDMSAQGMRVEMGSLTTLFSGGVSFDVPEGWEWGKPVETGADFQLFDDQKSIQDSLYTNHIDYLMFFKDSVRGLQPGAPVEFRGIRLGTVAQVPFFNDKMRQSLNDDFRIPVLIRIEPERLKNMLEDGADISTNLQVLIKRGLRASMKTGSLVTGALFIDLDFYPKEKALGDLPQIAGYPLIPTVSGGLAQIQQKLLETLDKINNLPINPMLEQATNTLAESQKTMRHLQQTLDNLNKITSSQSMQQLPEDMQKTLRELNRSMQGFQPGSAAYNKMVADMQRLDQVLRELQPVLRTLNDKSNSLIFEAKDKKDPQPKRAQP
- the pqiC gene encoding membrane integrity-associated transporter subunit PqiC → MKKWLTLAAVLALSACSGSDNGKTYYQLPQTSQPAMQAVSQPGSHLLWVDQVTVPDFLAGTGVVYQTTDVQYVIATSNLWASPLDQQLRNALVSNLSSALPGWVVASQPLGHDQDALSVNVTGFHGRYDGKVIVSGEWLLKRQGEIIKRPFHIELKQQDDGYDAMVKTLAQGWQQEAKSIASALTRLN